One region of Priestia megaterium genomic DNA includes:
- the murQ gene encoding N-acetylmuramic acid 6-phosphate etherase yields MNLNHILTEKRNPQTLNIDELSSLEIVKKINEEDHQVPQAINKVLPVIALLVDEIVSAFKQGGRLIYIGAGTSGRLGVLDASECVPTFGTPAEQVVGIIAGGDKALRHALEGAEDNKKQAIEDLKAINLSNKDILVGIAASGRTPYTLSALAYANSLGAVTGCVVNSPQSAMEQEANYAIVAESGPEVVTGSTRMKAGTAQKLVLNMLTTASMIQIGKVYSNLMVDVQPTNDKLVQRAKNIIAELTGVSSEEAAESLQTYKTPKAAILALLTSIEGDEVHRLLAKHDGHLKKAIAEAKEQSTKD; encoded by the coding sequence GTGAACTTAAATCATATCTTAACAGAAAAACGCAATCCGCAAACGTTAAACATTGATGAATTATCAAGCCTGGAAATTGTAAAAAAAATTAATGAAGAAGATCACCAAGTGCCTCAGGCAATCAATAAGGTACTGCCTGTTATTGCTTTGTTAGTAGATGAAATTGTCAGTGCTTTTAAACAAGGCGGACGTCTGATTTATATCGGAGCAGGTACAAGCGGGCGGCTAGGCGTGTTAGATGCATCTGAATGTGTACCAACATTCGGTACACCTGCCGAACAAGTAGTTGGGATCATAGCCGGGGGAGACAAGGCGCTCCGGCACGCGTTAGAAGGAGCAGAAGATAATAAGAAACAAGCGATAGAAGATTTGAAAGCGATTAATTTATCAAATAAAGATATTCTTGTAGGGATAGCTGCAAGTGGAAGAACGCCTTATACACTCTCAGCGCTTGCGTATGCAAACAGCCTGGGGGCAGTAACGGGCTGCGTTGTAAATTCTCCTCAATCAGCTATGGAACAAGAAGCAAACTATGCAATAGTAGCAGAATCAGGCCCGGAAGTTGTAACAGGTTCTACCAGAATGAAAGCCGGAACTGCTCAAAAGCTTGTTCTTAATATGCTGACGACGGCTTCTATGATTCAAATTGGTAAAGTCTACAGCAATCTAATGGTAGACGTACAGCCGACTAATGATAAACTCGTCCAGCGTGCTAAAAATATTATTGCAGAACTAACAGGCGTCTCATCAGAAGAGGCAGCCGAAAGTTTACAAACATACAAAACGCCAAAAGCCGCTATCCTTGCGCTTCTTACTTCTATAGAAGGTGATGAAGTGCACCGGTTGCTTGCTAAACATGACGGACATTTAAAAAAAGCCATTGCAGAAGCAAAGGAACAGTCGACTAAAGATTAA
- a CDS encoding DUF871 domain-containing protein, whose amino-acid sequence MKKLGIAIYPEHSTVEKDKAYIALAHQYGFTRIFTCLLSVEGDQKKVMANFKEIIEFANELEMEVVVDIAPRVFGALGISYDDLSFFHELGAYAIRLDLGYTGNEESIMTFNPYGLKIEINMSNATKYVDNILSYQPNRKQLLGSHNFYPHRYAGLSYDHFMKCSALFKEHNLETAAFINSPSATFGPWPVTEGLCTLEMHRTLPIDVQAKHLFKTGLIDCAIIANAYASEEEMKSLRDVVQQERFTFNVNLYDTITELEKKIVLEEFHFYRGDVSDYLIRSTQSRVKYKKEEFKPTHTPSIRRGDILIENELYGQYKGELQIALLDMENSGKTNVVGRIAEEEIFLLNELQPWDKFAFCER is encoded by the coding sequence ATGAAAAAGCTAGGTATTGCGATTTATCCGGAACATTCGACTGTGGAAAAAGATAAAGCGTATATAGCACTTGCGCATCAATACGGATTTACCCGCATTTTTACGTGCTTGCTTTCTGTTGAAGGCGATCAGAAAAAAGTAATGGCAAATTTTAAAGAAATCATTGAGTTTGCCAATGAGCTAGAGATGGAAGTAGTAGTGGATATCGCTCCTCGCGTATTTGGAGCGCTCGGCATTTCTTATGATGATCTATCTTTTTTTCACGAATTAGGGGCTTATGCTATTCGTCTTGATCTAGGCTATACGGGAAATGAAGAGTCCATTATGACCTTTAATCCATACGGCTTAAAAATTGAAATTAATATGAGTAATGCAACAAAGTATGTTGATAATATTTTAAGTTACCAGCCGAATCGAAAACAGCTATTGGGGTCGCACAACTTCTATCCTCATCGATATGCGGGATTGTCGTATGATCACTTTATGAAGTGTTCAGCGTTGTTTAAAGAACATAACCTTGAAACAGCAGCGTTTATTAATTCACCAAGCGCTACTTTTGGACCGTGGCCTGTTACTGAAGGGCTTTGTACGCTTGAAATGCATCGCACGCTTCCGATCGACGTGCAGGCTAAGCATCTTTTTAAAACGGGATTAATTGATTGTGCAATCATTGCGAATGCTTATGCATCGGAAGAAGAAATGAAGTCGCTGCGTGATGTTGTTCAGCAAGAGCGCTTTACCTTTAATGTGAACCTGTATGATACGATTACCGAGCTTGAGAAAAAAATTGTGCTAGAAGAGTTTCATTTTTACCGTGGAGACGTATCGGATTATTTAATTCGCTCTACGCAAAGCCGAGTAAAATATAAAAAAGAAGAATTCAAGCCTACGCATACTCCTTCCATTCGAAGAGGCGATATTTTAATAGAAAATGAACTCTACGGTCAGTACAAAGGAGAGCTGCAAATTGCGCTGTTAGACATGGAGAACTCAGGTAAAACAAACGTAGTAGGCCGCATTGCGGAAGAGGAAATTTTCTTATTAAATGAACTGCAGCCATGGGATAAATTTGCTTTTTGTGAGCGGTGA
- a CDS encoding BadF/BadG/BcrA/BcrD ATPase family protein: MDYIIGIDGGGTKTEAVAYSLDGQQLAASKSGYGNLLINYNTAITHIDECIMACKTELAGHTCKGISLGLAGSKALSKEEIKRYFYNRYQVEVDLYDDAMIAHEALLHGKEGILTIAGTGAVSIGKKDGVYEYGGGWGHLLGDEGSGYWIGLQALILLTKEHDQNRPYSSLSQTILQHVKADTIHDIKKFVYSSPKSEVASLTPLVVNQARNYKQEASDILQRAGKNLANMTLHLYKKQRFEGSCLLACKGSILMEVPEVFDVYKKTCEKEIKHIQWATQRVSSAKGAYQLFMKEYQ, encoded by the coding sequence ATGGACTATATTATTGGTATTGACGGCGGGGGAACAAAAACAGAAGCCGTTGCGTACAGCTTAGACGGCCAACAGCTCGCTGCTTCAAAAAGCGGTTACGGCAATTTACTCATTAATTACAACACGGCTATTACTCATATTGATGAATGTATTATGGCGTGCAAAACTGAGCTTGCTGGTCATACATGTAAAGGCATTTCACTAGGACTTGCTGGAAGTAAAGCATTATCCAAAGAAGAAATAAAAAGATATTTTTATAATCGTTATCAAGTAGAAGTAGATTTATATGATGACGCCATGATTGCACATGAAGCACTACTGCATGGAAAAGAAGGGATTTTAACCATTGCAGGAACTGGAGCTGTCAGCATTGGTAAAAAAGATGGAGTGTATGAATACGGTGGAGGGTGGGGACACCTTCTTGGAGATGAAGGAAGCGGATATTGGATTGGTCTTCAAGCACTGATATTGCTGACGAAAGAGCATGATCAAAACCGTCCGTACAGCAGCCTTAGTCAGACAATCTTGCAACATGTAAAAGCAGACACCATACACGACATAAAAAAGTTTGTCTATTCATCTCCTAAATCAGAAGTTGCTTCACTCACTCCGCTTGTTGTAAATCAAGCGAGAAATTATAAACAAGAAGCAAGTGACATTCTTCAACGGGCTGGAAAGAACCTTGCAAACATGACTCTTCATTTGTATAAGAAACAGCGGTTTGAAGGGAGCTGCTTGCTGGCATGCAAAGGCAGCATTTTAATGGAAGTTCCAGAAGTGTTTGATGTTTATAAAAAAACATGTGAAAAAGAAATAAAGCATATCCAGTGGGCAACACAGCGAGTATCATCTGCTAAAGGAGCTTATCAGCTGTTCATGAAAGAGTATCAATAG